The nucleotide window TGATCTGGTGATGGGGATAaaactttttttgtctttatcGCATTAGATTTGATTAAGTATTATTGTTCCTTTTGAACCTACCAATTCTTATTTTATGTGAGATAGGGCTACTGTTGTGAAGGCCTAAGTGAAACTGAGGACAAAGCTGCTCCTGCCAAAAAGATTTTGGGCGGGAGCCTGGGTAACAGCAACCTCAGAACAAGCAAAGCCCCAGGCAGAAGCACCAATATCCCCtgatatttaatgaaaatattatactcATGATACAAATAGGTTGATAAGGTCATCATAAAGGCCAACTAGGACTTGGTTATAattcaggagaaagaaaagaggcagtAAGGGAAACAAGtctgataaatacatataaaatatatgtatcagTAATACATATCAGTGAAAATACTgataaatagtaataaaagtcTATATCtatatgtttatgaaaatatCTCCTAAAGTGTCTGCGTATGGCTCCACTAAATAGTTCAGGATATGCTGCAAGTTGGTTTCTGTGTATTTTAGtaagaaaaactataattttttagtCAATTCAATTTTTTACAGgctacagaaagagaaagagattagtTGGTATGAACCGAAAAGAGAACCAGCAGATTATGGCTTTTGTGCTTGCAGATACATCTCTATAAAATCAGTATCATTTATAAAAAGAGATATGCCCATGAGTATACACACAACATATGGCATGTTTCATACACAACACTCACATGTGTGTGGTGCAACATGCGGCTATAAATGATTAGGCAATctgaaaaatgcaatatattACATGTGATAATCATTATCTactaaaatgattaaataattttgcTTTGTCTAAGGAAAAATCACCTACTTCAGACTATGAATTGGAGAGTGTTTTACTGCtgggaaattatagttaaatgTCTGTTTATTCCTTCATATGCACCTACCAAAAATAGGAGAAGGCATGAGTGTACATGCATAACCTTAGAACTGCTTCAGATTTGGTGAGTTACTCCTAAGCCATCACTACAGATAAGAGCACCTTATTTTATGGAGGgtcttctgaaatataataatacaGATGAAATTTTATGTAGGAGTGGGAAAAAGAGTATTTCAAACTTTCCACCAAAATGTCTGtgtgtagtctttttttttctctccccataCACAAATAGGAATAGAGAGAATTCAGCCTTAGTGGGCAAAACTAACAGTTAACCTGGGATTCTGTGTTCAGGGAGAGCCTTAAAAAGGAGAGTACTTTTTACATATAATCATCTTCCCATCCCTCATCAGGGGAACCGGGGCTCACATACCAGAAGGGCACCCCGGGGGAATagggatgaagaaaaagaagggtgGGTGCAGTGAGGCCAGGTGAATGTCTCAAGGAAggtctgggtcttgtttcagGAGGGGGCAAGTTCCAAGAAAGGTCTATCTACGGGCTGAGACAGACACTCTTCTTTCCGAGGACATTAATAACATTGCACCTCCTAAAATGGACCACCCCTTTTCCCACCTCTTTTCCCACCATTTGAGGTGTGATTTGTGTGAGCATGGGCGTGGGGCGCGGAAAGGGCGCGCTGTGTGCGCGCGAATGTATTTCAGGGCTGAGCTGAAAGGCCAAAAGTCAGAGGAAGAGAATCAAGAATCAAAACAATGACTAATGATTTCTAAACTGAAGCAAAGCAGATGCGCTGCTCACCCAGAACGTGCCTCTGTTTAAACGGTCCACTTCACACAGTACACAATAAGGCcaggagaagaaaacagatttttttttttttggaaaaatgttttatttaaaccttttaatcttttacaacaataaaatattgcGTCAATATAAACCCCTTGACTAAAACTGTTCACATCAAACATTACagagaattgttttctttttgacacCCAACTCATCTTTgaaagaatttccttttaaacACAATGcagaatttattgaaaataaataattgttggcAACTGCAATAGGcaatttgaataaaatagttGAAAAAGCAACTCTTAATGAAAATAGCGTTTATTATACATCAGTTactaaatgaataaactaaatgATCTTTCTTTAAATTAATAACTTCAAAAACGTTTAATATACAAAACTGTACAGTTATAAAGTCAGCAGAAATATTTGGGTTAACTCAGGTTTGAACCATAGCGCTTAActgcaaagaaaaaacaactgaGGCAAACAGAAAACCCCCAAACAGTTGTAAAATATGAActctatgggaaaaaaaaaaatcccataactAAAATCTAACTACCAACAGAACGTGGAAGCTTGAGGAAAAAATGAACCGGTCAGGGATTTAAATTAACACATGCGCTTCGACTTGCAGCTGGGGGAGACACAGTGTGGTGGACCAGAGGCCTGGCAGCCCATGCTAGCGCATCCTCGAGGCTTTCTGGTCCTTAGGTAGTTTGAAGCTTTGTCTACCGCAGCTGAGCCTGAAAGCCGGCCAGCGGCCAACAACAGCGTGTCCGGAGACCTCAGCCCGGTCGGCCAGCAGCTGCTGGGTGTTCGGTGCTTGGCCAGCCCCACACGTGTGCTCTTGGTAATGAGGTGCGCCTGTGGACCTGGCGTGTGGACATGAGAGCTAGCAATAAAGCCACAGCAACTGCATATTTTTGGGATCTCTACATAGTCTAGCGAGATTTTTTGTAGTTTCTGTTATTTTGTATATAGTAACACGATACACACAGCTATCTACGCACACACGtttgcacgcacacacacgcacacacgcacagagacacatacacacggagattaaaaaaaaaaaaaaaaaagcaggaaccCAGCTGCCCTGGTGGGCGCTAGCTAGTTGGCTCACTCTCGCTGCGAGCTTCCACCAGCTGTGCTTGTCAGAGACGGCTCCCCACGAGCCCACTCACAGACACCAGAGAGGAGGTGGTACCCAGCTGGACCAGAATCCCTGTGACCTTTGCCAATCATTTCATTGTCGTTTGGCACTGAGCAGAGAGTGCGTATCTCCCACTCCCTTGTCACTCCTCCCCAAGGGTTTCTCACTTAGAACCAGCGGTGAACCAAACTGGGAGGCGCTGGCCCAGTGTGTAGCCAGCGTCTCCAGGTCATGGTCTCCAGCGAAAGCAATCGCGTATGAAGGCAGTCTTTCGTCTAGGAAGGTGAGGTGGGGTCATCCTAGCGAGTTTTGGAGCCAGCGGGGAGCTCTGCGCGCAGGCATCCGGAATCCCGGTGGGTGCAGAGCCCTCCCTGCCACTCAGACCACCACTTTCGGCCCGCACTGCTGCCAAATCCTTCTCCGGCACCTGCATCTACGCAGTGGAAGCCTGCGGTGGCTCCACACTTCCAGGAGGTAGGGCAGAAAGCTGTGAAATCGCCACTTCTATTTCGCACTAGTTTGCAAACCCAATAGACTCGCCTATTCTGCCCATCCTAGGCACACTACcccccagaaaaaaaataaaccaatatcATCATCAACAGCTCTCTTCATTGTATCCTTTCCTCTCCATAcagatttggggggggggcggtgaaaGGGTAGGcatctctccccctcctccttccatcttctccttcccctcccttttctAAGCAATTAAAATACCATCAGCTCAAtgaaggaataataataatagcaataataatgtgGAGTGGTCGATTAGATACAAATTATCTCACAAATATTGTGTACAGCTTGTAGTAAAACACCGCAGACATTTAGAAAcgctatagaaatttaaaaaaatgcaaaactagtCTATTGTAAAACAGATTTCACCTGAAATACAGCTGCTATAACCAAGGCGCTGAAAGGTTATTCAGAGGCACACATCTGTCTTCCCACCCTCCCTTATTCCCCATCCCGCCTCCCACATTACCCCACTCCTTGCTCCTCCTAAAGAGGAACGACCAAATGAACCTTACTCATAGTAAACAATATGTATTGATCAGCAGAAAAGGTTGGATGGAACTGTTGCCTGGGCAGCAGGGAATATGAGGTCCCCGCCTGGACTGCTTAATATAACTGTATCAACATTGAGAAGCCTAAATGTGAGTGCGAGTGTGTTTCCTTTCTCAACTTAAGTTAGAATCCccagtgaaagaaaaagagagagggaaagggagagggagagggagagggagtggggagagggagagggcgagggggagagagagagtgcgcTAGAGAGATAGCAATAATAAAGAATGCTAGAGTGCAAGGAaaggagtgagagagaaagagaaatccgCGCTGCTCCCAGTGCGGCTGGCCGCCTGCTCGCCTCCTCCAGTCAGAGATCGTGGCAGGACGTGTCTGTTTTCACGGTGTGTGAATAAACCTCATGCGGCTGCTGATCTCCTGGTGGagtcattcttttctctttttgtcttcgATTACAGAACCAGACACGTACCACTTCTTTCTCCAACTGGAGGCTGTCTGCCAGCGAGGAGATCTCCTGCGCGGCAGGCTTGGGACACTTGAGGAAATGAGTCTCCAGTACGCCCTTGACACTCACCTCGATGGAGGTTCGCTTCTTGCGCTTGCGGCCCTGAGCCGCGATCTTGTCAATGCTGGTCGGACTTCCTGTAGACGAATCCGCCTCCTCCAGCCACTTGTTCAGCAGAGGCTTCAGCTTGCACATGTTCTTGAAGCTCAGTTGCAAGGCCTCGAACCTGCAGATGGTGGTCTGCGAAAACACGTTGCCGTACAGTGTGCCTAGCGCCAACCCCACGTCGGCCTGCGTGAAGCCCAACTTGATTCTTCTTTGTTTGAATTGTTTGGCAAACTGTTCCAACTCATCAGAGGTTGGCGTCTCCTCATCTGAGTGGTCCTGGCAGTGGTGTGAGCCCAGTTCACCATGGTCCGGGGGCTCCCGGAGCACCGGGTGCAGGCTCTGTGCGGAGGCAGGGGCCGGCGGTGGAGTGAGTCCCCCGTGCTCCAGCATGCCGCTCACCGTGAAGCCTGGCTGCGAGTACACGTTGAGAGGTTGGCCACTTGACGTGATGGACGAGTTCGGATTCGGGCTCGCCCCCCAGGCATTGGGGTGGTTAGTGTGCGGTGAGTGGTGAGCTACGTGTGGGGAGCGGTGATGGATTATCGCACCCAGCTGCAGGTCTTCGCGCCCAGGCTTCACGTCCTGCTGGTCCATAGGGCTGGTGGCCAGTGTGGAGGACCACGGGCCACCGTCGCTCAGACTGGTAACCCAGTGATGCCCAAGGGGATGCCCATTGCTGGGAACTCCCTGCAAGTAATCACTTTGGAGAAGTTTCTGAGGGTTTCGGAAAGGACTCCCCTGCTGCATGCTGGCAGACTCCGCATGGACCAGGGAGCTGGAACTGAGAATGCTGTAGGGATTCGAGGCAGCTGTGGCCATGGTCGGTGAGGATCCCCTACTAGTTATAATGTGGAAGGGAGCAGCTTCAGCCTTTGACATCTACGGTGCGGGGGAGCCAAAGCCGCTAGCGTGGGTTACCGGCACCAACTGCGGCCAATAGCAGAGCGTCTTGGCCTGGCCAGGCGTGAGCACGGCCAATGGCAGCACAGGAGGCCGTTCTCGCTTTCCAAATTAGGCTGGCGAAGCTCGGGAGTTTCAGGGAGACCCAAGCAGGAAGTGAATCAATCTTTAAGCTCCATTGGCTGCCTAGCAGAGTGGCAGCGGTTCATTTGATTAACCCTTTCTCCCACTCACCCTGGAGTACACGAGTGTTTATGGTGGAGGGAGAAGGATGAGAGGAATGTGGGGGGTGAGGGATGGTGAGGGAGTGAGGTGGCAAACTGGGGTTTTAGAACTCCCTTTAGATTATTTAGATTTACctaaatagagaaagaaaaaaaatagaacaagttTAAATGTCATTTTGATCTCAGTGAATAGGGGTTTTTCAGGCTCACTCAGCATTCTGAGTTagttgtgtgtgtgggggggggactGCAAAACAAAACGTCGATACAAACTTTGAGCAATGCAACATCTTCAATAGGACCctaaatcaataaatttgaagTCCACGGTtttattaagaattatttcagtttgttatatttatttatttttccattaagacACTCAATACCAAGGTCTGAATGCATCTAAGAAAAAAGATGCCcagtttcttctgaaaaattagGATTAGAGCAGGAAGAACTGAAATATTCTGGGAAAGTAAAATCTAATGTGATACTGGCAAAATTCGGTGATTTTGAAGTTTGCTTTCTAGTACAGCTGGTCAATTGGAAACCTTGCTTTATTACTGCTCCATGTCAGCTTCCTTCGGAGGTCCTATAACTTCTGTCACAGGCGCTGCTTGCTGAAGCCGACAGCTCTCACTTAAACTCAGCCACTCAGCAGACCTACTTCCAATAGGTACACAGGAGTTCACGACTCCATGTCTGATGCCGTCCTCTTGGAATATTGTTTTTAACACTCACCCCTCAGCCCCTGCAgacaaagtgaagaaaatgtgaaTCATTTAATGTGCCCAAGACATTCAGAGAGAAATGGTGGGCTGTTTTGATATCAAGTactgcctccctcttccccaacCTCGTCAAGCTTGAATTTGCTTTCAGCTTGGGAAGACAGGACAGTTTTTACATTttggttaaaggaaaaaaaggaggaaagacttATATTCCTCCTGAGCTTTTATAAGTTAGGAAAAGACAAGTCCTTGTGCTCCACCACCCTGCGCAAAGGCATTGCTTGGAAGCAGAGTGgagaaaaatgcaaagattttAGATTTGCTCTAGCTGGGAAAAGACAACACTCGACACTGAACACTATCTCTGAAGTTAAAAAATGACCTTTCATTGCATAATTTTGGAGGTAACCTAACTGCGTAATTATATTTGCACTTACAGAAGACGGCATCAGAGTTCCCTTATTAGTTTGAAATTCCATTAAATATATTGCAAGAGCTCCTAGGTTAAGCTTGATTtaaatttgcatacattttcatatatttagcagaaataaaagaaggcTTGCTGCTACCAGAAAGTCATTAAGGCATTAGTTTCTCTAAGAAGACAGATCTgaagaaaatgcaagaaaatgagaaaaaataaaaacaaggtgaGCTTATTCTGCCATTCCTTTATATATCTAAAGAGCATCTATTTCCTGTGAAATGAGTGATTTCTTATGGGAACGCAGAGCAATAGGAGCTGTTATTAGTAAATGTAAACGTGTCTATTAGGCAGGAAAATCTGGCGGCTGGTTGagatctatttctttctttcacttttaaaaaagagaaaaagataaacactTAGTAATTATTGGCAGAGAATatccccctcctcctgctccctgaTTGAAATTGTAGTTTCATTTGCCCATGTAAGGGCTTATCTGCTTTTAACCTAGAagttgatttttccattttttctttctctctctctctctccctctctctctttccctcctctctctctatgTCTCTCTCAAGTGCTTGCACGCTGCTCCCCCCTTTTCTCTGTTCTGCTGAGTGACATCTTTTCTTTACTACCAACTGTGTGTATCTTCCTTTGCAAGTATGCAATCTCATTTGTGCCTGAACTTCTGCTTCTGAAGAAACAAGAACTtgtcaaaatcaaacaaaaataaaagtttttaggTGCTCTGTTAGGCTGCTTGTTCAAGGATCCAGTTGCCAGTCTGTGTCGGGTCAATTCAGAGGCCAGAGGGAAACGGGATGAAGAAATCCTACGTGAAAAATGATCATTATCATTGCCatgttgttgttggtggtggtttccccacccccaccttagCTGAGTTCATTCGGGTGAAAGAGTTGCTAATCTTAGACCATTCAGGGAGTTAAGGTAATTATCAACTGATAAGGCTTTTGCTTGAAGAAGAGAATCCTTTTCCAATTCTGACTTGCCTGAGTTCTTTCAATCAACCTTCTCTTGCCCATGGCCTCTGCTCCCAGTACCTGGTTTTTCCAGCCGCCTAAGTGGTTCAGACCATTTGCCTCAGGCTTGTAGGAGGCAGAAGTGAAGAGGGGGAATCTGAGCCCACGGACAGGTTTTTTACACCCCTGTTTTGCAGTCTTTAATGTAAGAATAGCTTTTGTCAGGAGCTGAAACCGTCGtcatcatctttttcttttcctttttctctttctctttttctttcgttattttaaaaaattgtttccatGAATATAGATATTTTCTATTGAATTCAGGTGCAATCACATCCTCTAAAATCTGTGATATTATCTTCTCTTGCACATAAGGTGTtttgatttttgaagaaaatacctGCATATAGTCAAATCTTGCTGTTCTAACTAAGCTACTGGAGAGGTTTCCTTGGCCCTCTCCTGTCAGTCTAACTTCCCAAGTGTAACAGATGCTGCTCTCAAGCGCTCCTTTCTGCCGCTTCTCTTTATTCAGCCTCGCATATTTCTCCCCATGATCTGGGTTTCCATAGAGAGAGGAATAAAAGGGGGGACCATGGTCACAAATCCCCTGCCCCATGCAAAATAAAAGAGCCTCATTCAATAGACGACCCCGTCTggacatggaagaaaaataagtcGATGCGAAGCTACTGTTGCAAAGGACGGGCAACTTATTTTTCATAGAATGCGTTTTGCCTAACTAAACTCTAAGTTACCAAACCTGCTCTGTCTGGCAGCTGCGCTAAATACACACCTTGCTGTGCATCTCATCTTGATCTTGAAGTCCACACTCGGTCCTCAGATCtgattctccccaccccctctaaAGCTATGATTTGTAAACATCACAATAGCTGCTGAACCTACCCGGCTGAGGCAGCTAAAAGTCGCCCTAGAGAGGAGCCCGGCTTTGAAGTGGACGAACTGTAATTGTAGCGAGTCTACCACCTATCTCCAGCAAGGAAACACAGGTTTCAATTTGCGTGCCAAGCAAGGACCTGGCACCATCTTCACTCCTTGTTGAGTTGCCTTCATACCCCAATTCGCCACCCTACTTTATTCATTCCCTTTGCTTAATTTTTAAGAGGGCAattcaaataatttctaaaagaaaattggaaTGGCTTCCTTAACTTcaactttcattcatttatttgtaacTTGGAGCTTCCCAGTGGCTTTCCTTCCTCACAAGATTTAAGGATACCAGCTCCTGAACGTCTTCGCAGATACCAGCCTCTCTCTTTCGAAGCAAGGAAAGACTCACAAAAGACATTAAGCAGATTAATGTGGTTCAGATGGCACTCCTGTGGAAGCATGCAAGCATGGCTGCAGCTGGGCAGCCTGCACCTAGACTCACTAGAAGCGCCCCAGCCTAGGGGATTATGTCTCTTGCAGATTTCATATTTGAGTGTAAATTAGGAAGAGTTCTCCTTATGCGTACAAACTGGTGATGGGGGATGGAAGTTGTCTAGGGCTGGGGCTGGTGAAGATGGggtcagtgggggtggggggatggagaAAGAAGTCCAAAAGGCCAGATTTGATTGTGTGCAATACAGCATGAAGCTCAAACGGTAGGATGTGGCACATAAACGTGACCTCAAGATGAAAACTTCACCTTCAACACAAGTTCACTTTGGAAACAGGACAAGTTAGATTGGGCTTGGTAGAGACAcgtgtacattttctttttaaaatcggGAGTTATTATGGGAAGGGAAACAATTGAACAGCTTCTCAAAGCAGCAAAGAAAGAAGCTCTTTTCCTGGTGTGTCTGTGCATTGAGCTCATGAGACATTGTCGGTGTGAGACACAGCTGTCCTTCAGTGCACCAGCCCACTGTA belongs to Eulemur rufifrons isolate Redbay chromosome 30, OSU_ERuf_1, whole genome shotgun sequence and includes:
- the POU3F4 gene encoding POU domain, class 3, transcription factor 4: MATAASNPYSILSSSSLVHAESASMQQGSPFRNPQKLLQSDYLQGVPSNGHPLGHHWVTSLSDGGPWSSTLATSPMDQQDVKPGREDLQLGAIIHHRSPHVAHHSPHTNHPNAWGASPNPNSSITSSGQPLNVYSQPGFTVSGMLEHGGLTPPPAPASAQSLHPVLREPPDHGELGSHHCQDHSDEETPTSDELEQFAKQFKQRRIKLGFTQADVGLALGTLYGNVFSQTTICRFEALQLSFKNMCKLKPLLNKWLEEADSSTGSPTSIDKIAAQGRKRKKRTSIEVSVKGVLETHFLKCPKPAAQEISSLADSLQLEKEVVRVWFCNRRQKEKRMTPPGDQQPHEVYSHTVKTDTSCHDL